The following proteins come from a genomic window of Drosophila sulfurigaster albostrigata strain 15112-1811.04 chromosome X, ASM2355843v2, whole genome shotgun sequence:
- the LOC133849224 gene encoding histone-lysine N-methyltransferase trr isoform X1, whose product MNISKVTPSLAAAAAAAEKAKPERVTSAATATAQAALSFNTISIQKRSSSIDDNSVDDPNRKKLKRDIVICTPTTSLPAKQRAATATATAIAIATATTTATASASATTAATTTSASSTSSATTTAKATSDVQQQQLLTTSNLIVSHSNAKPESAAAAAAAVAGAAVDVLWEQRDDQIIVCEMKPDDASSASSSNATITNSQKQSFASFTKKDVASTSSASSSSSSTASIISIEPSSGSSNEQHNNSEQQLGKAVAVEELDYVLLPATTTAELKPADAPQQVTNNNNNNSGSSGTSNNVAGSTTSGNTSGNSGNITATLKAAPTSTQANYSMFTSVGTTTGTATTAATATSLLNRVNLHTKMKGQQLVVNAKKLSEVTQTTAKVSIGNKTISVPLLKPLGSTQILQTTQLMSASGGATTAGGATIVESKQLVTTTTTATGAQQQQQHQQHQQQQLQQQTQHLNLTRLLKGTRKNPTAIVSFAGVQIKPANTKIVTAKVVSKKMSLQFQQQQQQQHQQQQQQQAPPTGSIVTITPTNLNQTFTMVQQQPQQQAQTQSDKQHDSEQGDQTDATPVAAGRLQAVTVGGQQQPKTITYSENIQKILLNKSKSLDGSDSSEIAKINNVVIKPLDNSQLHPSINIFKQQQQQQQHQVAGGSATNVVTTISELTTSDALAKAATSGATICARPIISIQKNISLVMSKATIAQQKPKMITTSANSAGAIQIQHAAFNQQQQQQQQQQQQQQQVSTTDTVDTVGKLQLKAHPHPHAHPHPQIVTAKLNEMLSAKPATVDSSNDAEPKAKLRPTEVVLVKQATTTAATAAAAAATGATVVAAATAAVATVVDGNNKKQSADATTTEQQPNDDQLVIEKRITITSRVDDSNNALLKQLLQTSSTTSSSSSSSGSSNNNSGGNSNSSSNNSHNLQQISITSAPLSARKVINVRAPSMGLVSSLEAQLARPVKPPVPTAVSSNSSSSNNNNNNNSSGNSSGGNTTTTTTTTATMVAISQTATPTATATAIATPSAPSAEPQKLLLEETPATATVAAAAVPTAATAITATPVAVAAAAAPTTSTVTVVATPAAATVTAMQQQQQQPQQQPTQQQQQQQQVKQSVQIVSKETSFISTPVPSGAAAAAAGVAAVPATSVAGAASIVAAAMPTVVSKLPPTLIVESNIMKSEPLPPPPSYELSTGNVSNVTISITTKPSKDVKLGTKLEVMDAKDAATVAVQSEPEKQMAPQPHDNWKLQEANEPQKRKLSLPLQQQQQQQQQQQLQLQQQQQQSQQLEDKPLTEVKNEIGLVSGNTNSNNNINSNNVGHEMMPLLKAQPATAAGYEKLQLITTYGKKTAAQQQVINADLQQQQQQQQQQLQPQQQNQPLQQQQQQQQQQQHLQLQQQRQQLQQQQQQQLQQQQLQQQQQHLQQQQQQQQLQLLQQQQQQQQQQQHPQQQQQQQLQQQQLQQQQQAVGAVSVPLPVSVSVTGGGPLNLPLPVSVPGPAMEPKVQGEQRKRRKRETQKPRRTNANTAAGAAAAAAAAAAAAAGGSNIREMSGALPAGAVVQLTTMSSSGVPMGGQATVGGGHLASGSPGGSNSGGSMLKKRVRKFSKVEEDHDAFTEKLMTHIRQMQPLQVLEPLLNRNSLIGSGTLFAAGGNSSNSNGGSNGNNGSNGSNGGNGSNGNNNAGGGKLKAISRALQLQRQLDDGSGGGGASGVDCEQLLGRFGNVRHPSIKSLYDSERFGGSGEAATAAATTAVATSNNAFGGASLSSIQNDFYDQEFSTHIQRDSRERLQRLLSAVCDCNVETTDLVESQLQQQQLQQLQLQQQQQQQQQQQQRLDGPLAWSRLSRFPGLVLLNTNSNQRSAPGRMSPVALAMDASSMRLPVSPIVRSCSEELRKSQQMELGIGGGGGVATAASHSSSQMSNNNNVNNNNNYQQKNQNVILSLHTSATDNIAGVLRDLANLLHLTPAFTYKLLDATAGGTAATPTTAATAGAAGADKMDKEQGGEQQLQQQQQQQLLHNVTSQGNLRKILTGQRKLCRCCGSPIAAFGLRVPRQNVPEETPSPMLAMLQSLLPRKLPTPPFVYFCNRSCFAQYKWRGKDEPLGEDAITAAATATGTPTAATGSDVLSTATTPPIVKLEPEDVDMEQPQQQQQQQRPHSNSNSSSNSNSELTTTSQASSSQQQPVSVPVRKNIIKCFSADCFAATTNVAAGAIKTENGESMAWETECSSSSAAEALEDTRQCVFCNQRGDGQADGPSRLLNFDVDKWVHLNCALWSNDVYETVSGALMNFQTALQSGLNQACSACHQLGATIKCFKSRCSNLYHLPCAIKEECVFYKNKSVHCSAHAWTSATGVTENELSSFVVHRRVFVDRDENRQVATVMHYSELSNLLRVGNMTFLNVGQLLPHQLEAFHTPHYIYPIGYKVSRYYWCVRRPNKRCRYVCSIAEVGCRPEFRIQVHETGEKEPDREFRDSTPSAVWQQILQPIQRMRKVYKWLQLFPQHISGEDLFGLTEPAIVRILESLPGIETLTDYRFKYGRNPLLEFPLAINPSGAARTEPKQRQLLVWRKPHTQRTAGSCSTQRMANSAAIAGEVACPYSKQFVHSKSSQYKKMKQEWRNNVYLARSKIQGLGLYAARDIEKHTMIIEYIGEVIRTEVSEIREKQYESKNRGIYMFRLDEDRVVDATLSGGLARYINHSCNPNCVTEIVEVDRDVRIIIFAKRKIYRGEELSYDYKFDIEDDAHKIPCACGAPNCRKWMN is encoded by the exons atgaATATATCGAAAGTGACACCATCgcttgctgctgcggctgctgccgcCGAAAAAGCGAAACCTGAACGTGTAAcatctgcagcaacagcaacggcacaGGCAGCGCTCAGTTTTAACACGATCTCGATACAgaagcgcagcagcagcatcgacgACAACAGTGTCGATGATCCAAATCGCAAGAAACTGAAAAGGGACATTGTTATATGCACGCCAACGACCAGTTTACCCGCCAAACAACgtgcagcgactgcgacagcaacagcaatagcaatagcgacagcaacaacaacggcaacagcatcagcatcggcgacaacagcagcgacaacaacaagcgcGTCctcaacatcatcagcaacaacaacggcaaaagCAACATCGGAcgtacagcaacagcaacttttgACAACATCCAATCTAATTGTCAGTCATTCGAATGCAAAGCCAgaatctgctgctgctgctgctgccgctgtcgctggtgctgctgttgatgtctTGTGGGAGCAACGTGATGATCAAATTATTGTCTGTGAAATGAAGCCAGATGATGCATCGTccgcaagcagcagcaacgctaCAATTACTAATAGCCAAAAGCAAA GTTTTGCCAGCTTTACCAAAAAAGATGTGGCCTCCACATCATCGGCCTCCTCGTCATCATCCTCGACCGCCTCCATAATATCAATTGAGccaagcagcggcagcagcaatgaGCAGCACAATAACTCTGAGCAGCAGCTGGGcaaagctgttgctgtcgaaGAGTTGGACTATGTGTTGCTGCCAGCGACAACAACGGCCGAGCTTAAGCCAGCTGATGCCCCACAACAAGtcacaaataacaataataacaacagtggcagcagcggcaCTAGCAACAATGTTGCTGGCAGCACCACCAGCGGCAACACAAGCGGCAATAGTGGCAACATAACAGCAACGCTTAAGGCAGCGCCAACATCAACGCAAGCCAACTATAGCATGTTTACCAGTGTTGGCACTACAACAGGCACGGCAACGACAGCGGCGACAGCAACATCGCTGCTCAATCGTGTCAATTTGCACACTAAGATGAAGGGCCAGCAGCTGGTGGTGAACGCGAAGAAATTGTCGGAGGTCACACAGACAACGGCCAAGGTATCGATAGGCAATAAGACGATATCGGTGCCACTGTTGAAGCCATTGGGCAGCACACAAATACTCCAGACCACCCAATTGATGAGCGCAAGTGGTGGGGCAACCACAGCTGGTGGAGCCACCATTGTGGAGAGCAAACAACTAGTGACAACAACCACGACGGCAACAGgtgcacaacagcagcaacagcatcagcaacaccagcagcaacagctgcagcagcaaacacaacaccTGAATCTGACGCGTCTGTTGAAGGGCACACGCAAGAATCCAACGGCAATTGTCTCGTTTGCCGGCGTGCAAATCAAACCAGCCAATACCAAAATTGTCACGGCCAAGGTGGTTAGCAAAAAGATGTCGCTGCaattccaacaacaacaacagcaacaacaccagcagcaacagcagcaacaggcgccGCCAACGGGAAGCATTGTGACAATAACGCCAACGAATCTGAATCAAACGTTCACAAtggtgcaacagcagccgcaacaacaagCGCAAACGCAGTCAGACAAACAGCATGATTCCGAACAAGGAGATCAAACAGATGCCACACCAGTTGCTGCTGGCCGCTTGCAAGCAGTTACAGTTGGCGGCCAACAGCAACCGAAAACCATCACATACAGTGAAAATATCCAGAAGATATTGTTGAACAAGAGCAAATCGTTGGATGGCAGCGATAGCAGCGAGATTGCCAAAATCAATAATGTTGTGATCAAACCGCTTGACAATAGTCAATTGCATCCTAGCATCAATATattcaagcagcagcagcaacaacagcaacatcaggtTGCTGGTGGAAGTGCGACGAACGTTGTGACCACAATCAGTGAGCTGACAACGAGCGATGCCTTGGCCAAGGCAGCAACAAGTGGCGCCACAATTTGTGCGCGTCCCATCATCTCGATACAGAAGAACATATCGCTGGTGATGTCCAAGGCGACAATTGCACAGCAAAAGCCCAAAATGATAACAACATCAGCGAACAGCGCTGGCGCCATACAAATTCAACATGCAGCGttcaatcaacagcagcagcagcagcagcaacaacaacagcagcagcagcaggtgtcAACAACGGACACGGTTGACACTGTTGGCAAACTGCAATTGAAGGCACATCCGCATCCACATGCGCATCCGCATCCACAGATCGTAACGGCCAAGCTGAATGAGATGTTGTCAGCGAAACCGGCAACAgtcgacagcagcaacgatgCTGAGCCCAAGGCCAAGTTGCGACCAACGGAAGTGGTGCTGGTGAAGCAGGcaacgacgacagcagcaaccgcagcagcagcagcggcaacgggCGCAACAGTCGTTGCcgctgcaacagctgcagtaGCAACAGTTGTcgatggcaacaacaagaagcaatCAGCCGATGCAACCACAACGGAGCAACAGCCCAACGATGATCAGCTGGTGATTGAGAAGCGCATTACGATTACGAGTCGTGTTGATGACTCGAACAATGCGTTGCTCAAGCAATTGCTGCAGACCAGCAGCAccacgagcagcagcagcagcagcagtggcagcagcaacaacaacagtggtggcaacagcaacagcagcagcaacaatagccACAACTTGCAGCAGATATCGATAACATCGGCGCCGTTGTCGGCACGCAAAGTGATCAATGTGCGAGCGCCAAGCATGGGATTGGTTAGCTCATTGGAGGCGCAGTTGGCGCGGCCCGTTAAACCGCCGGTGCCAACAGCCGtgagcagcaatagcagcagcagcaacaacaacaacaacaataatagcagtggcaacagcagcggtggcaacaccacaacaacgacaacaacaaccgccaCCATGGTGGCGATCAGTCAAACGGCGAcgccaacagcaacggcaacagcaatagcaacaccATCGGCGCCAAGTGCTGAGCCGCAAAAGTTGCTGCTGGAGGAGACgccggcaacagcaacagtggcCGCAGCTGCAGTgcccacagcagcaacagccataacagcaacaccagtggctgttgctgctgccgcagcaCCCACAACATCGACAGTGACTGTGGTTGCAACACCTGCTGCAGCGACAGTAACtgcaatgcaacaacagcagcagcaaccacaacagcagccaacgcaacaacagcagcagcagcagcaggtgaaACAATCTGTGCAAATCGTGTCGAAGGAGACATCGTTTATATCAACGCCCGTGCCgtcaggagcagcagcagcagcagctggagttGCCGCTGTGCCGGCAACAAgtgttgctggtgctgcctcgattgttgccgctgccatgCCCACAGTGGTCAGCAAATTGCCGCCCACATTAATTGTGGAATCGAATATAATGAAGAGCGAAccgttgccgccgccgccttcGTATGAGCTGAGCACCGGCAACGTCTCGAATGTGACCATCTCGATAACGACAAAGCCCAGCAAGGATGTCAAGTTGGGCACCAAGCTGGAAGTGATGGATGCCAAGgatgcagcaacagttgctgttcAATCGGAGCCAGAGAAGCAGATGGCGCCACAGCCGCACGACAATTGGAAGCTGCAAGAAGCGAACGAGCCGCAAAAGCGCAAATTGTCGTTGCctttgcaacagcaacagcagcagcagcaacaacagcagttgcagctgcaacaacaacagcaacaatcgcAGCAGTTAGAGGACAAACCTTTGACGGAGGTGAAAAACGAAATTGGTTTGGTTAGcggcaacaccaacagcaacaacaacatcaacagcaacaatgttgGCCATGAGATGATGCCGCTGCTAAAAGCGCAgccagcaactgctgctggtTACGAGAAGTTGCAGCTGATCACAACGTATGGCAAGAAGAcagcagcacagcaacaagTTATCAACGCGGatctgcagcaacaacagcaacagcagcagcagcagttgcaaccgcagcaacaaaatcagccattgcagcaacaacagcagcagcagcaacaacaacagcatttacagctacagcagcaacgacagcaactgcaacagcagcagcaacagcagctgcaacagcaacaactgcaacaacaacagcagcatttacagcagcagcagcaacaacagcagctgcaactactgcaacagcagcaacaacaacagcagcagcagcagcatcctcaacagcagcaacaacaacaattgcagcagcaacagttgcaacagcagcaacaagcagtTGGCGCAGTTTCTGTGCCCCTGCCCGTCTCCGTTTCCGTGACCGGAGGAGGACCCCTCAACCTGCCGTTGCCAGTGTCTGTGCCTGGGCCAGCGATGGAGCCGAAAGTTCAAGGCGAGCAGCGCAAGCGTCGCAAACGCGAGACGCAGAAGCCGCGTCGCACCAATGCCAACACTGCAGCCGGGGCcgcagctgcggctgctgctgctgcggcagccGCTGCCGGAGGGAGCAACATCAGGGAGATGAGCGGGGCATTGCCAGCTGGCGCCGTCGTCCAACTGACAACGATGTCGTCGAGTGGCGTGCCAATGGGTGGCCAAGCGACGGTTGGCGGCGGGCATTTGGCCAGCGGCAGTCcgggtggcagcaacagcggcggcagcatGCTGAAGAAGCGTGTGCGCAAGTTCTCGAAGGTCGAGGAGGATCACGATGCATTTACCGAGAAGCTGATGACGCACATACGTCAAATGCAACCGCTGCAGGTGCTCGAGCCGTTGCTCAATCGCAATTCGCTGATTGGCAGCGGCACGCTCTTTGCTGctggcggcaacagcagcaacagcaacggcggcagcaatggcaacaacggCTCGAATGGCAGCAACGGCGGCAatggcagcaatggcaacaataacGCCGGCGGCGGCAAACTGAAGGCCATTTCACgtgcattgcaattgcagcgaCAGCTCGACGATGgcagcggtggcggtggcgcgTCTGGTGTTGATTGCGAGCAGCTGCTGGGACGCTTTGGCAATGTGCGGCATCCGAGCATCAAGTCGCTGTATGACAGCGAACGTTTCGGCGGCAGCGgcgaggcagcaacagctgcagcaacaacagcagtagccACTAGCAACAATGCTTTTGGCGGTGCATCGCTGTCGTCGATTCAGAATGACTTTTACGATCAGGAGTTTTCCACGCACATACAGCGGGATTCCCGCGAACGTTTGCAGCGTTTGCTGAGCGCTGTTTGTGATTGCAATGTGGAGACCACGGATCTGGTTGAAAgtcagttgcagcaacagcagttgcaacaactgcagctgcagcaacaacagcagcaacagcagcagcagcaacaacgctTGGATGGTCCGTTGGCCTGGTCGCGGCTGAGTCGCTTTCCGGGTCTGGTGTTGCTCAACACGAACAGCAACCAGCGCAGCGCACCCGGCCGCATGTCGCCCGTGGCTCTGGCCATGGATGCCAGCAGCATGCGGCTGCCGGTGTCGCCCATTGTGCGCAGCTGCAGCGAAGAGTTGCGCAAGTCGCAGCAAATGGAGCTGGGcattggcggcggcggcggcgttgCGACAGCAGcgagccacagcagcagccaaatgagtaacaacaataatgtcaataacaacaacaactatcaGCAGAAGAACCAAAATGTGATACTCTCGCTGCACACATCGGCAACGGATAACATTGCCGGCGTGCTGCGAGATTTGGCCAATCTGTTGCATCTGACGCCCGCGTTCACCTACAAGCTGCTCGATGCCACGGCTGGCGGTACGGCGGCAACACCAAcgacagcagccacagccggAGCAGCAGGAGCGGATAAGATGGACAAGGAGCAGGGCGGcgagcaacaactacaacaacaacaacaacaacagttgctgcaCAATGTGACCAGTCAAGGCAACCTGCGCAAGATACTCACTGGACAGCGGAAGCTGTGTCGATGCTGCGGCAGTCCCATCGCTGCCTTCGGGCTGCGTGTGCCCCGACAGAATGTGCCCGAGGAGACGCCGTCGCCGATGCTGGCGATGCTGCAATCGCTGTTGCCACGCAAATTGCCAACGCCGCCGTTCGTCTACTTCTGCAATCGCAGCTGCTTTGCTCAGTACAAATGGCGCGGCAAGGATGAGCCACTTGGCGAGGATGCTATTACTGCAGCAGCCACTGCAACAGgcacaccaacagcagcaacaggcagcGATGTTTTGtcgacagcaacaacgccACCAATTGTCAAGCTCGAGCCGGAGGATGTGGACATggagcaaccacagcaacagcagcagcaacagcggccgcatagcaatagcaacagcagcagcaacagcaacagtgaaCTGACAACAACATCTCAGGCGTCGTCGTCACAGCAGCAACCCGTGTCAGTGCCAGTGCGTAAGAACATCATCAAGTGCTTCAGTGCGGATTGCTTTGCCGCAACCACAAACGTTGCCGCTGGGGCCATCAAGACTGAGAACGGCGAGTCAATGGCCTGGGAAACggaatgcagcagcagcagcgcagccgAAGCACTCGAGGATACGCGGCAGTGTGTCTTCTGCAATCAGCGTGGCGACGGTCAGGCGGATGGACCATCGCGTCTTCTCAACTTTGATGTCGATAAATGG gtTCATCTGAACTGTGCCTTGTGGTCGAACGATGTGTACGAGACGGTCTCGGGAGCACTGATGAATTTCCAGACAGCGCTGCAGTCGGGACTGAATCAGGCGTGCAGTGCCTGCCATCAGCTGGGTGCGACAATCAAATGCTTCAAGTCGCGCTGCAGTAACCTGTATCATCTGCCGTGCGCCATCAAGGAGGAGTGCGTGTTCTACAAGAACAAATCGGTGCACTGCAGTGCGCATGCGTGGACGAGTGCGACGGGGGTGACGGAGAATGAGCTCAGCTCGTTTGTGGTGCACCGTCGGGTGTTTGTCGATCGCGATGAGAATCGTCAGGTGGCAACGGTGATGCACTATTCGGAGCTGAGTAATTTGTTGCGCGTCGGCAACATGACGTTCCTCAACGTTGGCCAACTGTTGCCGCATCAGCTGGAGGCGTTTCACACGCCCCACTACATCTATCCCATTGGCTACAAGGTG AGCCGTTATTATTGGTGCGTGCGTCGGCCAAATAAGCGCTGTCGCTATGTCTGCAGCATTGCGGAGGTCGGCTGTCGACCCGAGTTTCGCATACAGGTGCATGAGACGGGCGAAAAGGAGCCGGATCGCGAGTTTCGCGACAGCACACCCTCCGCTGTGTGGCAACAGATACTGCAGCCGATTCAGCGCATGCGCAAAGTCTACAAGTGGCTGCAACTCTTTCCGCAACACATCAGCGGCGAAGATCTCTTTGGTCTAACGGAGCCGGCAATTGTCCGCATCCTAGAGAGTTTGCCGGGCATCGAAACGCTCACCGATTATCGCTTCAAATACGGACGCAATCCATTGCTCGAATTCCCGCTGGCCATCAATCCATCGGGTGCGGCACGCACCGAGCCCAAGCAGCGTCAGTTGCTGGTGTGGCGCAAGCCGCACACACAACGCACCGCCGGCAGTTGCAGCACACAGCGCATGGCCAATTCGGCGGCGATTGCCGGCGAGGTGGCTTGTCCGTATAGCAAACAGTTTGTGCACTCCAAGAGTTCGCAGTACAAAAAGATGAAGCAGGAGTGGCGCAACAACGTCTATCTGGCGAG ATCAAAGATTCAGGGCTTAGGCTTGTATGCGGCACGCGACATTGAAAAGCACACGATGATCATTGAGTACATTGGTGAAGTGATACGCACGGAGGTGTCCGAGATACGCGAAAAACAATATGAATCCAAG AATCGTGGTATTTACATGTTCCGCTTGGATGAGGATCGCGTTGTCGATGCAACGTTGAGCGGCGGCTTGGCGCGCTACATTAACCACTCGTGTAATCCCAATTGTGTCACCGAGATCGTTGAGGTTGATCGCGATGTGCGCATCATAATATTTGCCAAGCGTAAAATCTATCGCGGCGAAGAG CTTTCGTATGACTACAAGTTCGATATTGAGGATGATGCGCATAAGATACCCTGCGCTTGTGGTGCGCCCAACTGTCGCAAGTGGATGAACTAA